Genomic segment of Candidatus Magasanikbacteria bacterium RIFOXYB2_FULL_38_10:
ATTTTTTAATTAAAAATAATTCAGATCTTAAAATTGTCCCCATGCCAGGTCCATCTGCGCTTATTGCCGCTTTATCTATCTCTGGTTTTTCAACGGATAAATTTTATTTTGCCGGTTTTCCCCCTTTGAAAAATAAACGTGAAAAATTTTTTAAAGAATTGGCTGTAATTAAGAATACGATCGTTTTGTATGAATCAACTCATCGTATTTTAAGAACTTTAGAAGACATTAAAAATAATTTTGAATCCAATAAAAAAATTGTGGTTTGCCGCGAATTAACTAAACAATTTGAAACTATCTATCGCGCGACTGTTGTCAACATTGCAGATTTATTGAATGCGGGTTCTCTTAAAGGAGAATTTGTCGTTGTGATAGAAAATTAAAAAATTGAATTATGGAAAAATTTTACCTCACTACTCCTATTTATTATGTTAACGGTTTGCCGCACATTGGCCATGCTTACACAACTTTAACCGCCGATACGATTGCTCGCTACCGCCGTTTAAAAGGCGATGAAGTTTTGTTTGTGACAGGTACAGATGAAAATAGCCAGAAAAATTGGGAAGCGGCTAAAGCCAAAGGCGAGGATGATTTGCCAAAGTATTTAGATGAGATGAGTGCTCGTTGGAGAGAAACTTGGGATGAATTGGATATTACTAATGATTATTTTATTCGCACTACGGAAGAACGGCATCACAGGGCTGTTAAAATTTTTTTTGATAAAGTAAATGCTCGCGGCGATATTTACAAAGGCACTTATGAAGGTTTGTATTGTGATGCTTGCGAAGCTTTTTGGACAGAAAAAGATTTGGTAGACGGCAAGTGCCCCTATCATTTAAAAGAGCCGCGCAAAATCAGCGAGGAAAATTATTTTTTTCGTCTAACCAATTATCGCCAGGCGCTTTTAAAACATATAGAGGACAATCCTAATTTTATCCGTCCGGAAAAAAGAAGAGCCGAGGTTGTTAATTACATCAATAATTTAAACGACATCAGTATTTCTAGGCCTAATTTAAAATGCGGTATTCCTTTTCCCTTGGATAAAACTCATGGCATTTATGTTTGGTTTGATGCTTTAATAAATTATTTAACCGCAGCCGGTTATGGGCAGGATGAA
This window contains:
- a CDS encoding 16S rRNA (cytidine(1402)-2'-O)-methyltransferase, giving the protein MNSGILYIVATPIGNLKDVTARALETLKDVDYILCEDTRDSQKLLSPFGITTKTLSLHQHSPEKRFKEVLGLLENGKNLALITDAGTPGISDPGNLLIDFLIKNNSDLKIVPMPGPSALIAALSISGFSTDKFYFAGFPPLKNKREKFFKELAVIKNTIVLYESTHRILRTLEDIKNNFESNKKIVVCRELTKQFETIYRATVVNIADLLNAGSLKGEFVVVIEN